CTTTATAAAgcttaaaatttcaatttgaatCGTTCCATCGTTTTTAATTGGACTGAAAAAAGTGAGCTTGCAGAAGAGCCGAATCAAGATACTGCTCACTGTTTTCTTCGATTTGAAAGGAATCACCCACAAAAAATTCATATCGGAAGATTAAACAGTGAATGCTGATTATTATTTGGATTTTCGAATTGTTTGTAATCCCAGGATTCTTCATGCGACTTGAATATCGAGAGCGAGGATTTTGGTGCATGATAATGCACTAGCGCAAATCCAAAATTGTGCGATTTCTTCTCCTTCTTAAAAAAAGGCATCGCAGTGCTCGAAAATCCCTGTGATTGCCTGATTTGACTCCGTGTGACTTTTGGCTATTGTCAGAACTCAAATTGGTGATAAAAGGAAAGTATTGCGACTATTCACAGGACATCCAAGAAGCTTCGATCGCGGTTTTGAAGGCAATTCCGAAAACGGAGtagaatttgtttaaaaaaattgtctaattGCTTCCAGCGTTGTATTGACTCAGAAGGAGtgcattttgaaataaaaaaaaataaaaacaataattaacgTCTTGCATTTTTTCGATATCAATCGCACTAGaggaaaatgtttataaaattgtgtgTAAAATTGTATAGATTGATGTAATTatctacaaaattaaaaaatttattaagataaaaaaaaataaaaaaattctaccaAGGTGCGATTACTGCTAGTTGAAAACTTTtaccaataaaaaaatataagaatattagtTAAGTTATGTAAGAAggcttacaatttttttactctttatttttataatactatttcttttattcaagTACTACGACACATTACAGTATTAGAGAGAAGGAggaaagagtgagagagagaaaggaagagaagaCGCAAATATCAACGGTTTACCAAAAAGTTTGACTAAACCTAGATAACCTGGAATGATCGTCGTGTCAGACAGCAACCGGTATACAAATCACAGAGGTTCGTTTTACGAGTTTCAGTTATCGTCTATTCGAAATGCAATAAAGTGGCGGCACACAAGGGAGGTTTCAAGTTGAATCTCGATATTTCTCGTAAAAGTGGAAAATACGTTCACGTCGCCTAAAGTTAAGCATAAAGAAGACTTTGTTTCACATGGAATCGAATTTGAGAAACCGTGAATATGCGCTTGTTTCATGATTCGACGGTTTTGTGGTCAaatcgtatattttatatcttttttatgcaAGATTGTATCGTATCGTATTGTCAATTTAAATTGACTATATgattctctattattattattattattattattattattatttgatgcatttttccttttaaaaaaatctcgagaaatcatttttcgattttgttATAAGTGTTGGTCAAAAATTggtactgtatatatatttgaatgtttaattatcaagtaatattaatttaattatttaagtgtACATTTTGAGTATATTTGACATCACACATTTTAAATAGTAATGTCACGTGTATTACATAATCGTTTGTTTCCTTCCTGTCTGTATTCTTCCTTTTTAGaggatattttaattctttttatccaaAAAAATCAGTGAAAAACCAACATATccaaacatatttatatcattattatgttaatCAAAATGCTAAATATCTACTTCCGTTGATCTAGAGAACGTTATTACGGAATGTAATACGTAATTCACTGTTCTCATTCTCTCATTTTGCTTCTCATTTCGAAGTCATTACACATTAACAGCtacatccatccatccatttTCATTCTCCTTACGCCATCTTCCTTTGGTAATGCTTGGTGGCCTTGTCATGTTAAAAGCAGAAGAGGAGTTTCTGCGGGCTCGTGTAACGTaaggaataaatttaattttaagtctATGCATTTGAAGCGCCAATTAACGCTCCACGATATCATTACAGAACTTGTATGAAATTCACGAAAACCATCATTCTACTGATAATGGATCATTCTACCGAGTCTTCTCTctgataattacatataatcatacaattatattatattactcgATTCCGATTGAGTATAAATTTTCCGACGCCAAAATAAaagtcttaaattttttttataaattgaaagatatCTGAGAAAgctttttttccaaaaaaaataaacaaatattttaagcgTGTGTAGTTTtacagtttttctttttacatgttCAAAAtgcacataaaattttttattcatagacATTTTTGATTTTAcgcgaattatttataaatctcgttgaaaataaaatgtaatgacTTTATCATTTTCCTATCTATTGCTCTACACTTTCTGCTGCATTTGCACTTCGCGGATGCAAAGTCCTTTAAATTTCGAGGAAAGATTCGCAGAGGCAAATCACATCGAGGCGATAAATATTGCGGTTCGTTCCTTTTTATCGCACAAAACGCCGCCGATGCTCCTCGTTTCTACCTTTAGTGCAAAGCGCCTCAGTATGTATTCTCAACCGTATATGTTCACACACGCTGTCtcgtatattacaaattatatcttcCACTTGCAACAACGAATTTTCACCAGACAATACTGCCGCAATAAAGTTGAAATTCATGGACTGCGGCCGTGAATTAGTAGCCGCCTTTAATTCCGCGGTTTTAGGTTTACATTTAGCGTACACGTTTCCTTCGTTCGCGAATAATTCTTCCGCAAGTAAAATCCAGATTCAGACATGATTATACATGCGAGTTTGAAAAAATCCATCTTTTTTCGAGTATCGCTATTTTTTGAGAGTATTTCATTAAGCTAAAAAAgcgcaattaaattttctctctctctatctctctatctctccctctctctctctctctctttcatttttctatCTGTACAAGTAGAAATGAAGATAGCTCGTTgagctattttaaaaattgctatttatgatatacgttttttattttgatgacattttatacaaatatataaaatatattatatatgaaatatattaaatataattaaatatataaaatatattaaaatatatataccattattaaattataaattatttaatactttaaatgttttattaaaaattgttctattatgtaaattttattctaataattacaattttattttatataaatccataattaaattttctttcataacaaatgattaaaatttcaagagaTGTGATACTTTTTGACATCACTAAGAACGAAATTGACTAAGTAAAAACGAGATTTATACGTCTgtgttatatttcatttttagactgttcaatataatttctctacTTTTCTTATTCAagattatctaattataaatataatattgtagcatctaattttattatacgatacttttataaaattattatacaaaatattacaacaagATATCTGAGAATTAATATCTTTGCGTGCTAAAAtcaatacattttttgaattattaaaaactatcaTGTTACTTTAAGaagtatcatattatatttataattattacaaaattacataaatttcgtAATGTAATTCAATCTAGCTCTTATAAATCATGTactaatattatcttattacatTTCTCACTGACTTtaactgtaataaaattaagtcaaatatgaaaattttttttaagatcggTGACAGCAATccgagaattttattattaattttaaattatatgtaacctCCTTTTTTTCCAAATGTCACCTACAGAATTATATTCGCTTTCACCTCGAGCGAGATTTCAGCGTTTTATAACTTGtacgatattaatttaaaaattgaaattatagcTTTCACAGAAGAATTAATTGTTCATTGGCTGCAAAATCGTAACgtgttattatttcaataatactataatttaaattaaaaataacatttatgatACATGCAGTATACTAGATTCTAAACTGCAAGTTCCAAATTGTGTGTATaatcaaagaatatatttatacttaattttcatatctttttgCAAAATGAACTTGGACTGGTAGGAGCATCTGTAATGGACATTCTTTCTGATCTCGTTCCGCGACTCGGCGTCTCAACgagtcaaaaaaaaaagaatacggCTAAGTGATTAACTTTCGTCCTATTCTGCGGTAAACGAGTAAGAAATTGCGGTATAACTTCGCGGTTTTAAATTCGTGCATTTTTATTGCACGTACCCGTCACTGCTTATTCATTTTCCGGTTGAAATGCAAAATGAAGCAAagctcgcgcgcgcgagctTCCGAGATTATTATCGAGCGAAAAAACCACCACGAAGAGATTTCGCACTTTTTGGAGTTTTCGCCATCAGATATCTCTCGGGATATCGTTCTGGGATATTCTCTGGTGAATTCGCGCGTATAATTGGGAAGGATTCCCATTGCGTTTTCCTTCCCTTGCTCAAGAACTCAACACGACACGGTTGGTTCTGTTAATGAGAAATCCTCAAGCTTACGTTTCgcgacatttttcttttttctttttttctgctcGACTTGTATCCGCCGGAATGtctgtaatatatttcacgtTCTACAATAAGAGTTTTATTTTCCAGCTAGAATAGTTGTCCGAGAGTAATAGAAATATGAATACAAAGacgtaaaaaataacaaagtacATACAGAGACaacttaaaaatgtaaaagaaaaaatacggcgatgtttttgtaattaacaACTGTTACTATCAactataatgatttattattagagataTAAGATACCTATTCCTGTGTTATATACGGGTAATTATTTTGCCATctcataattatgtaattatttatcacatcCGACATTTAGTGAACTTTAATGATACTGCTGCAGGTCatatatcgataattattatgtcatctcgtaattatgtaattatttattacatccgGCATTCACTCACCTCGATGATGCTGATGCAGATCATGAGGTAGGGCGGTCGTATCCGGAAGCTTGGCTTCCTGGATAGATGCCTGGGCGTTGGTCTAGGCGTGACTTCATCGTCACGCTTTTTTTTATAGGAGGACGTGACAATGATCGGTGATTCCGGGGAATAGGGCGAGCCGGGTCCGGAATACGTCGCGTCCGTGGAATCCGACGAGATCGTCGACAAAGTCGGCGAATTTTCCAACAACGCTGCCTCGGCGTCCATTTTGGTACCTGCTTAAACAGATaaagaaaatcaaaatcattaatgcaaatcgatatatatctcgtaagctttaaatttaaaaaatttttattttagataaaatatacgtatCATACGCGACGTCTTACAAAGATTAAAcgcagaatataatttaaaaaatgtatatgttaaaGTTAGAAATATAGAGTTATTTTGAAAGCTCCGTGAAAATGTAGAGGTTTATTCAGCAGAGCTCGTCGAGAAATCTCTTTTCCAAAGTAAACAGAAAATTGCAgttgtgtaataaatatatcatcttgatttaatataattttaatttagtaacTCTTGAAACTGCATCTCGCGCGATAGAAAACGTCTACGTAACAGAATCAAAGAAGTGCATTACACGTGTTGTTTATCCGGACAAGAGAATCTGCGAGAATGCGGCAGGAAGTTCTGGCAAAAGAACAAGACGAGAGGAaggggaaaaagagagaagaaaagcgGAAGTGCCCAAGTAAGTCGAGAAAGTAGAAGTTCAATCGGACAACTCGACGAAAAGAACTCGTTTTGATAAAGTTCCTTTTCCATCTAACGACAATCACCGAGCCGTGACACGTCGTCCTACGATCCAAAGATTACGATTCTCGTTTTCCTACAGCTCCCGCTCTATTGTAATAAAGTCGCCTTTCAGCAGTTCGCAGTTTGCAGATATCGCCGGCTTTCCTCGGTTCCTTCTGTGGAAGCCTCTTCCTCTATAATTCAGCCGCAAATCCCGTAACGGCGCGAAAGACGTGTTTCGTGGAGCAATTTGCAGCAATGGCATGTACGCCTGAATACATTTACACGTGCAGATTAATCTTGAAACGATACGTTTGTATTGTCACGTATAAGCTGAAGTTGCATAAACTGAATAATGGTAGAATTTTTAACGGTTTtgtcttaaaagaaaaaggaagacaTTTGCGGAATAGTAagcgaattaataaataaagtaatgataatatatatttttattttacaagttattattatattttatattttaaatagagaataatttgtgtgtgcatgtgtaagataaactatttttttacttaccaaagcataaaatataaaatttaaggtAATTATCGAcaaattgttattgttatcgCATTAGTCTATTTTGTGatacaatatatcataaatataattatatgaaattattattttctctaaaatttttttaatcgctgTTCATCGTgtgtttaataattctaaaattagaGATAAAAGAGATGCAATttcattgttttaatttaaaaaaaaatgtgtttaattatttctaattaaataatgttaatatttatacagcaCAATCACTCTTTtcctacaatatttttcttgcacACGACGGATTCCGAATTATTTCTTACTTtaatatctcttattttttcttatcgcCATCCTcatctaaataaatttcagatttgCGGATTTCTTTGATCCTAGTGCCACTGTCATTTCCCAAGTAGAAAATCGGTTCACAATGATCGATTATAAATTGTGTTCCCCTAGGACACGCAATCGTTTTGACTTCATCGTAATAATGGCGTTTCGGTTCTGGCTTGCCAATAAAAACTTGCGGTAAAAGAGCTAAACTATCTAAAGTCGATTTTGCGTATTGTATTCCAGCGTTGAAAGTTCTTCGAGTATTTGGCTGTTGAACATTGGAATCAGGATATGTTTGGTGGGAAGGTCTAGATTTTCGCGCCACTCGTAATTTTCTTGCTAAAACCTGATCGTTTACGTACGCATCTTCAGGATGCAAATGGTGCCCTTCATGATCCGATTGTCTTAGATCGACCGTATTTTCGATATCTGACTGTTTAGATTTAAGTCTTGACAATATTTCAAGGTTTCTTCTTTTTGCCTGTCTATGCAATTGATGATAATCTAAATGCTTTGAATCCAAGGATTTAGACCTCCTTGCCGGCGCTTTAGTTTCAAATAAATCAGAATCTAAATATTGCGTTCTACGATCTAGCAATTGTCTTGCATCGATTCTGTATTCGCTGTTCGAAAATTCAGGTCTCCTTGTCGGTATTTTAGTTACAGCCAGCTCAAAATCTGAATACTGTATTCTACGATCCGGCAATTGTCCTAAATTAGCCCTATATTCGTTATCCGAGGATTCAGGAGACCTTCTTGCCGGTACTTTGGTTACAGCTGACAATTGTCTTGAATTGATCTTGTATTCATTATCTGAGACTATAGGTCTCCTTACTATAGATCTATAACTTATAGGACCCAATAATTGTCTTGAATTGGTATATTCTTCCTTCGAATGTTTTCTTGGTAATTCGACTATATGCGAATTAAAATCGTTCAAATACTGCGAGCTATAGTCCGACGAGTCTTCTGAGTTGTCATCGTATTCGTTATCCGACAAATGTTTAGACTTTCCTGGTAATAGTATAAGATTGGATTTAGAATGTTTTCCGCCGTTTTCAGCTAACA
Above is a genomic segment from Anoplolepis gracilipes chromosome 3, ASM4749672v1, whole genome shotgun sequence containing:
- the LOC140664083 gene encoding uncharacterized protein, with translation MGSQRIIRTFLLLMVIQLHYVILLAENGGKHSKSNLILLPGKSKHLSDNEYDDNSEDSSDYSSQYLNDFNSHIVELPRKHSKEEYTNSRQLLGPISYRSIVRRPIVSDNEYKINSRQLSAVTKVPARRSPESSDNEYRANLGQLPDRRIQYSDFELAVTKIPTRRPEFSNSEYRIDARQLLDRRTQYLDSDLFETKAPARRSKSLDSKHLDYHQLHRQAKRRNLEILSRLKSKQSDIENTVDLRQSDHEGHHLHPEDAYVNDQVLARKLRVARKSRPSHQTYPDSNVQQPNTRRTFNAGIQYAKSTLDSLALLPQVFIGKPEPKRHYYDEVKTIACPRGTQFIIDHCEPIFYLGNDSGTRIKEIRKSEIYLDEDGDKKK